The Phragmites australis chromosome 1, lpPhrAust1.1, whole genome shotgun sequence genomic interval CTATCTCACtcaccaaacaaacatgcatctatatataaataaaatcattacATCCTCAAATATATGAATAGAATTATTTCATCACACCTCACTCTCAAACTAAACACTACTTCAAAAACTCGGTCTTGCATCGTTATTAGGTTTTACTCTTTTATCTTCCGAGATTTTTTTCATTGTTTATGTTTGTGATGTTTCTCTTCTGTATTCGATGTTCTGAACTCTACTGTAATATCCAGTGTGGTTTTGCAGTCCTCGTATGATTCTATCATGGGATGTCCATTTGCTTTCCCGACCTGTGTACTCTCAGAAGAGGAATAAGCACGTTTTCAGAAATTCCCGAACTCCTCAAATTTTCATAACAAAATGCTACTAGCTAGTAATTCAAAGAATATGTCAGCTTTTCCGGGTGACAGTTAGGTTCCTACTTTGAATCTCTGTACCGAAAACCAAACGAGAAAAGAAGGAAATCGTGAACCATTAATTCATAGCAACGCCAACAAAAGCTAGCTTATGCGGCGGGTGTTGTCGCTTGTCGAACCGGCTGCAGTAGACAGCAGTGGTTTCTTTGTTTCCCTTCTGATTATAACCTTTCAAGGCTATCTTCTTGTACTATCTTGTGCCGTTtggttcaaaaaagaaaaagcaaaagcTAGCTTACAATTAATACAACAAGTACTGTTGCCAGTTTACCacaacacaaacatcacatatatcatatatgtagCATTATTCATGCCTTAAGAACATCGCCACTACATGACCAAGAACTCAACACCATCGACCTAATCGACAACAAATCAAACACAACCAACACATCTAACTCTCTCCAATGCGGGGTAACTAGAAGGGGCAGAGCacgagctagctagctagacgAAGGGTGCAAGCCTAACTGCACATACGAACGGCACACAGATAGATGGAGCCCAggaaaccaaccaaaccacgcttgcgtgcgtgcatgcacgCACGAGCACGACGAACTGTGTAGCATTACCGAGCTAACAAATCTCTACCACGCGGACGGACTTCAGGGCTGCTTGGAGTGCTCGGCGACGGAGCCGGCGGCGGGGGAGCCCGGCATGCCGCCGAAGCCGCCGAGGCCCGGGGAGCCGAAGAGGGGCATGCTGCCGATGCTGCCGGAACCGGGCATGCCGCCGAACGCCGGGATGGTGCTGCCGCCGGGCATGCTGCCGAACCCCGGGATGCTGCTGCCTACTCCGGGCATGCCGCCGCCGAGGCGGTCGAAGGGCGGGAAGGTCTGCGGCTGCACGACCGCGTCGTCCTTGcccgccaccgccgtcgtctTGATGTTCCTCGCCTCGGCGGTCGCCGCGGCCACGGCCAGGACGAGCAgagccgccaccaccatcttGGCTGCAGACTTCGCCATTACCCTCGCCTCTTCTTGCTCTAGACTAGAGATGAGAGTGTGCTGCGCGCTCTCTGCttgctgctggtgctgctgctgtgGGAGTGTAGTGAGGGGAGTGAGAAGAAAGGCGGCGAGGGGATTTATAGCGTAGGAGGCGGGGGCATTGAAGATGGCGCAGCTAGCTCATCGGCCGGCCGGGGACGGGACAGGGGCAGCACGCAGAGGTGGTTGGTGGGGGGCGTTAAGGAGACGCTTAAAGATGGGGGTACCTGCTGCTGTTACTGCCATCTTGTGATCGCCATTAAATTTGCTCTTACAGATACAGATCACCGGAGGCGCCATGGACATGGAGAAAAGCAAAGGAAAGCAAATTTCAGATCTGGCCCGGCTACGCGAATGGTTTCAAAATTCAGgggaaaaaatagaataaattCAGGAAAGGTGAGCATGCTATAGCTGCTGCTAGCATTGCATGACACATGCATGCACGGGGTGATCGATGGGGCCGGTAGTAAGGAATGTGTGGCTTACCATGCAGCATTCCTTTCCAAGTGAAATGAAATTAGAGACAGTCGTTGCGTTTTCATTAGCTTGGAACGTCACATCGTTTTCAGATCGAATACGTGCTGCTCCCATTGCGGATAGCAGAATTGAAGTGATGGCCAGTGAGAAGAAACAGAACTGTGGTCATCCTCATCCGATCGATCACGTACGTGAGTGGTAATGCTATTCGCCGAACCAGGCCGGTACTTAATAAGCATAAATCGGCACAGATCGGCTCTGGTCTACTACATTCATTCATCGTGTTCTACTGTATCAATGTTTGCAGTAACTAACGGCAAACAGTTGGTAGATTTTTGTGCTAGGTCGTTACTGTCGCTTGGACGGGTCCGAGTGTCTGAATAGCTAGGGTGTGCAGTGTTTGGGGCAGCTATCCCGTGGTGACTCCAACTAAATCTCTCCttctttctaaaaaaataactaaaatacAGCTTCTATTTGTGCTCAAGTTGGCTTTCTGGTGCTTAATAAGCAGCAGCAAAAGATTGTAATCTTGCCGTAGgataagggaaaaatgcaaaaatctcCCCAAAAATTACTtcgattttgatttttcttctcaaaagtTGTTTAGTTAAAAAAACCCtaaaggtttggttttgttgcaaaaatacctccaaaaattcaaaaaaatcacaaaaatttataaaaaaaattagagacaattctaagaccttttgtgaaatttgttttcaaaataatatcttttgcatcatatttcatggagagaaagtttaaaaaagaaaaagaaaaacgtgcagttcatttattaattcgagttaaatgcatagttaattatttactaatccaaaaatcatgaaactaatttttttagtcttcttacatgatcatctatcttctaaaatacatgaaatcttgaaatagttactgtaacgtgcaggattgagtaaatgtgttgcagatagattaattcataactaatccataacaccccaaaattagtgaaaccacttttattggtttacttaaacaattatttgtgtaggaaaaataatgttatacatgacaaagttaaagtaacatgagttaataaataagctgcacatttttcttttttttccaaacttcctctccatgaaatatgatgcaaaggatattatttttgaaaaaaaaaatcacagaaggtcttagaattgtctctagtttttttagcattttttgtgattttttttaaaattttggagaaacaaagtcaaacttttgtgggattttttataataaaacaatttttaggagaaagtcaaaatccaaatgactttTGGGATGGTTTTATATTTTTCCCGTAGGATAACAAAGCTCTTGTGATTGCCCTAAAAACAATAATAGTAAATGCAAGTTGGGACACTGTTCATGCATCCTCGATCGGTCTAGTCCCATAAAACATTGATAAACATTAAACAAACGTATGGTTTGTGGAAGGATGGTAGTCGTTGGTGACATAATGTTATGGGCACGGACAACATGCCCTGAGAGGAGGGCAGTAGCATTTCCCCttcttttttataaaaacaaAGCTTGTTTCATGGCTTGTTATACATGTTAAATATAGATGAATTTATACTTTATTGTACCATTTGTTTATGACTAGCTTTTTAAAATTACAACCACTGTTCCTACCATCATTTGTGTATTCCTTTTGTTGGATTTTGTTAGCTTTCTCTTGAGTGTGGTACTCTGCTTTTGTTGGAATTTCTTTAAGAAATAATTTCATGTCAAAGCCAGCCCACTTTGTTAGTACTATCGATGCTAACAGTAagatctttttgagttcttttcCATGTAACTGTTTACTCGCATTCAGAAATGGTCCATGTCTATCTCCTCTTTCTGTAAAAAGAAGAATAATGCTCGTGTGGAGAGTCCCAGTATGGGTCGGAAAGTTTCAAAGTTTCATGCACGCAAGATGAGTGGTACTGAAGGAGTATCGATCTCGTGTCCATTTGCACCTTTTATTCTCAGCGATGAGCTTTTCTTTTCAAGTAATTTCTCTGCGGTGAAAATACAGGTTAGGCATGCTGCGTTACTTATTATTCCAAATTAAGTACAGCGTTAAAATTTCCATTGCAGCATGATAAATCAACCAGCAGCAAAATTTCCACCAGCACTCCATCTCCTGATTGAGGTGGTGATTCGCTGGCGCGGTACACCGTACAGAGGGGCAGATAGGGGGAGGGCGCAGCTCTCTCAACAATTTTTTACCATGGATGAAAAAAGAAacgaaaaaaaatagagagaaaagaGGAGGAACGGGAAAAAGAGAAGTGAGAGGGAGGTAAATGAATCACCTACCTAACTCATCTGCATCCGTCGCTAACGGTACCCGCACAACGGCTTTATGCCACACGAGTTACGACGATATATCTACCGTACGTCCGTGGATCGAATCAACTTTCTCCCGCGTATGGTTGGATGGATGGACATCAGGACATGGACTGGAGACGAGTATGGCAAGAGCTAGAGGCCATAGGCATTTTGCACGGGCCGCTGCACTGATCAGCGAGAGGAAATGTAAGGTTCGTGGCCAGAAGTAGATGAACAGTTGCAGCACCTTCAATTTCTCACCGCCCAAGCCCAACCAACCGCATTTCCTTCCGTAAGAGCATCTTCAAGAGTCCTTCTATTCCATCCTTTATCCTCTCCTtcatctattttctaaaaaaaaaagagtcttCAAAGATCCTCTATCCGGCACTCTATTTTACCGGACACGTCATTTACACGGTCACACACGCTAGATGTGGCGTGCGTTCTCCCCCCGCCATCTTCCTgtagagagacagagagaagcAGGTAGCTTTTGCTTCACAACtttatttcttctcttctctttcaaaaattcaaaaagtgATTTTATTGAGCTCCTAAAATCACACCAATTttatactaataaaataaataacaaagaacccattttaactgatTCCCactaaaaatctcttacaaattttaaataaaaattctctaaatttgaGTATTTTTGTACTTTCCTTGAATTTTTAGGACAtaaatttaattcccaaaaatcaaaaaaaaattatgaatattcatataaactaatgtactaatttctaaaattattgtcagttatagaatactattaaaaatagaagagagaatatagaagaTGAAATATAGATGTGCTATTGGAGTGATGGAGTAATATGGAGGAGAAATCTTTATAGATAGCAATCCATATAGGGATATGGATGGTATATTATAGATGATCTGTTGAAGTTGCTCTAACAACCTCAGCATCAGCAAGCTGATGTTTGCTTGGCATTTCTTCTACAGCTAGCTGTTTCACCGGCCGGCCAGCAGCTGGGGACTCGCACGTCTTCACTGCTAGTTGACCTAGCGGTGTCTCAGATGTATAGGTGTTTATATTGACCACAAGAAAACGAAGCATCAAGAATTATCTTGAAAATGCTATTACATATAGTTATTAACATTGTGATTTTATTGCGTTATAAAATTCGATCAGAAAATGATGGCCAAAGTTATGTTTTTGTATAACATGCCCATGTCTAAAACGGAGAGTGCTTGAATGTACCTAGTACCAGGAGCGGGAGCGCGTCCCGGCGGTTGGCATTTTGCTGTACTCTCGCCCTCCTCCGCCGGTAGCAGTGAATGGCGCCTAGCTACTAGCAACAGCTGCTCGCCTGCTCGTACGCGGCGGCGTCGGAGATCAGCTGCTGGCAAAGGATAAAGGATGCAGATGCAGAGTGATGTCCTGCGTGCTCGACAGGCGATGTTGCCTGGTGTTGTTGGGAGGGAGGACCGGTTGTAGGAGAGGTCAATAACCAATTTAATTACTCCCTTTGTTTCAAAATATAGAACGTATTAGGattaaaaaagttaaatttcgtaaattttgattaataatCGGTCAAATTATGTGCATGTTTAGTGTGTAAAAGATATATcaataattttgtattttacATATATTTTAATGAAATATTAGTTTTGTAGTAATTGATAATATGTTGTAAGACAAATTAATGATCAAATTGTACTTTTAAAGAATTTCTTATATCCTAATATGTCTTGTAAAAATAAATGGAGGGAGTACTGTTCTTCCATCCCTTTCTTTCCTGCTCAAATTTATCAGATGGATCGAACGGTTTGTGCCCGGTGGCCTAGCAGGACGTCTCAGCCTGGCTGGCAGCGGCAGCGAATCTGATATCTCCATGTCCTCCGAATTTAACTTGCTGTACTGTTGCCAATTAACACGGTGCCAGCAGTACGACATGCAGCCATACTTGTTAGTGGGAAGCAATGGCAGGCTAGCCTTCAGCAGATCGATTGACCTCACTTATTACTGCATCAGACAGACGGGAACAGACGGGAACGAGAGAGGTAGATGGGGAGATGCAAAAAAGATCCGGATATCttgaaagaaaggaagaaagccAGGTATTTCACTGCTTGCCGCTTTGCTAGCGGAGGCATGTACGTTGATCTCACGCAACTTCAAAGCTGCAGAGGGGCGTAGCTGCTAAAATGATCCGGGTGTCACTTTATTAAAATGATCCTGATCGATATGAACAGGTTACTAGTAAAAAAAGTCTTCACTTTGGtgccggtgcaccatccaaaTTATATTTAGCTTTGTCCATAATTGTAATATTCATGGTATCTAAAAAAAATGCAGCAGTACGTTCCGTTGGAGAACAAAAGCAAGGCTGCAGCTAGGGTGGCAATGGTTCGGGTTGGGACCAGTGGAGCGTGAACGTACCTAACCCGAAACTCAATCTAGTCTTGAAATGGTTGTCGAGTGCAAAACATCCCCGACCTCGACCCCGGCCCCGGTAGGGACCCGATGTTGTACTGCGAAGCAGAAGGGCAGCGACGGCAAAGGAGGAGGGCGTGGGCGAGGCGACAACGGCGGAGAGCCTAGGGCGAGGCGTCGAGGTGGCACCTCGGTGCTCCATAGTTCCATGTGATGCTCAGGCAAGAGCTCATCGTCGGATTTGGGACTTTGTGGAacgggagggaggaggagcatgGCAAGGGGATTACCTTAGTAGAAAACAGTGGCACCCCCACACGGGGACGATGTTGGGCGGTGAAGGGGGAGGAGTGGCCGACATGCACATGCCGCAGGCGAGGGGGATCTATGGAGGAGTGGCCACCAACAATTGGCTGCACTCCCGTAGGAGCAGGAGTCACCGCTCGTGGAGTCATGGACAGGACTACATGAGTCACTACTGGGCTAATAGGATCGTGCTGCATGGGCTACTGAGCTATTGGAGTTTACTGAGCTTTTCTTAATTCAGGACTCGTGGGGCACTTATAGAGAAAACAAAGCCTTGATCCTGAACCTGATTTAGATCGGGGCGATCCCTTGGTTCTATGGGACGAAATCTATATCCAAACACACCCATACCGGGTCTGAAACCTGTGGGGCCCAACCCGAGTCATCATGTTGCCACCCTTAATTGCAGCATCTATGCAAGTACACCAAAAAGGAAAGTTAAAAACTTCGCAAGTGTCAGCTACCGCGTTTTTTAGCTCGACCCATGTGCGAGGCTCATCCGTAGATAAATGGGCCCAACTCAACCCACAAGaagggaaacaaacaaacaaagagGCGGCAGCGACGACGGGATACCCCAGGCATCTCAGGCACCCGGATGTGCAGAGAGGCAGATATAGGCTCTGTGTGATACAGCTCAAATTTatggttttttaaaaaacagttTATGTTAAAAGCTACTTATGGCTTTCTTAGCACATAAAAAATACTCTCAGACAGTCTtatcagtttttagtttattttattaaaaatcagtttttcttttcaaaaactAACAATAAaccaacatatttattttagcttattGCAAGCTTCTAAAACCaaccatatttattttaatttgatacTCCTTCTGCTCGCTCGTACACTACAACACTATCCACGGCGTTGGTGTACGGCGGGGCAGTGCGTTCGTGCCGGCAGCTAGCTCCAGTGCAGGCAGCGCGCGGGCGGCGTGGCACAGGGTGTCGCCTCGCGCTAACAACGTCGTGGCCTGTGGGGTTGGGGGACACTGGCCGCGCCGATCCAGCGCGCTGTCCTCCGGATCCACGGTCGCCACCCCAAGCCAGATGTGGCCCAAAAAAACTTGTTTATCGCAAGCCAGATGGTGAAATTGCAACGTTAATCTCACCTCACGGGTTGACCGGCCTCAAAGTTGGTGCCCCGTCGTCGGCAGACCCCAGCAAAGCCCTGCCGAGTCCTGGATCGGGAGCGCAGCCACCGATGCTCACTGCTCGCGGCACGATGACAGGCTGTGTTGTTACCAGTCTGCAGTGTGTGCTCTCACTGGCATGTCATGTGGGTCTCGGCAATGCTCAACAAGCCACCGGAGTATTCAATTATCTGCATGCTTACGCTGGGGTTTCCCGGTCGCTCGCAGAGCAGGTGCTCAGTCATTTCGGGGTATTCAATTTCTGGCGCGACAGGTTGCTCACAAGTCTATGGAGCAGAAGTTGCTCGTGACTCTGACACAGGGTAAAAATGCTACGGTTACCGCTGCAAATGCGTCTCGAAATGCGCGGTCCTTATCAGTCTGCCTCGGTTTCGTAATAAGCTCAgcaaccgaatttgaattaaaaaatgtaaattgattttaaaaaactcaaaaaaattagaaaaaattttCATAAATAACTAGGGGAAATTCTAAGACTATATgtgaaaagatttttttttaaaaaaatatttttttatcaccaAATAGCTGCTCAAATATTAGGAGTTCGTAAAAAGGCTGAAAATGATTAAAAAGCCGAAACAGACCGAATGCACAGTGAAGTCAACCCGTTTTAGCCCCGCTCAAATAGATAAGGGCAGCCGGCGTTCAGCACGCGTCGGTGCACAGCTCACTTTCCCCTCGTGTTTGTCCACAGCAAAAATCGAAGAATTGTAGCCTGGCCGGCCAAATCCATAATAGTCCGGCGGAAATCCGGCGTTGAAGCTTCGGTTATCGAGCGATTAGCGTTGGTAACCGACTGCATATGAGGGGTTACCGTCCACCTTTGAAGAGCAGCGCGGAGCTCCTAACGTCAAGCGATTTTCGAAGATCTTTGTTCGGTAACCACCTATTTACTAgcgatttttcatgtaattcgttCGGTAATCGTTCTTAGGAGTTTGGTAATTCGTTGTGTGGTTGATTATGACAATTTAGTGcttgattcgctcggttatcgaccatttactagcgatttttcatgtaattcgttTGGTAATCGTTCTTAGGAGGTTGGTAGTTCGTTGTGTTGTCGATTATAACGATTTAGTGGTTGATTCACTCGGTTATCGACTATTTACTAgcgatttttcatgtaattcgttCGGTAATCGTTCTTAGAAGGTTGACAGTTTGTTGTGTGGTCAATTAGGACGATTTAGTGGTTAATTCGCTCGGTTATTGACACTATTGCGTCGATTTTTAGTCTGATGTGCACGGTTGTTACCTTCTACTGGCAATGGTTATTAATATTGGTCAAGTTAATTGTTTCTTAGACATTTATGCATGACTAGCAACATGACAGcacatatttatcaatttaacatgtatggacataattattagtaggttaaccATTGAATTTTATTCTTCCAACAGAGATAATATAAACTAATCGATAGCGGATAGAGATGTGATGTGGCAGCACGGGGACAATTTGGCATCggggtttaggtgcaattattgtaataaggaaaagaaaggtgATGGTGCCATAAGGTTGAAAGAATATTTGGCAGGGCACGGatcgaatgttatacattgtgatatgGTGCCTCCAAATGTGCGTAATTATTTCAGACATGAGCTAGATAgagcaagagataagaggaagggaaagggtGAGGAGAGGCTTCGGAGGCAAGAGTCAAATAGAGTTTAGGTAGATTTGACAAGAGATAATGAGGACACGGAAGAGGAACAGCTGCAGCTTGTCATGGCTCAGTCCAGGGAcgaggaagagttcaggagAAGGGCAAGTAAGTTCTACAAGCATGGAAGTGGCAGTGGAAGTGACAGAGTAGGCACTGTGTTAAAGAGGATGTTTAGGAGAGCATCTTCAACCAGGGAGCCACCACAAAGTGTCagagattacaatgttgctgTAGCAAAAACCCATGTGCAGCCGAGGATTGATACCGCGTCATGTAGTACgaaggaaaagaaagcaaaggaagctattggtttggcatagttcaaattttttcacactttATGTATTCCTGGTAGAAGGGCAAACGACGCATTTGATgctgcagtgaaagaaacacagaaTATAGGGTGGgtgattaagtttgtaatgaatttattgttaccataattctttcttttttacttatGACCATCTGTTCTATAACAGCGCGAGAGTGTATCATCTCCAACTGGccgggatatagatggtaagtaaCTAGATCAGAACGAGAgtgcattgaagaagatatttgaCCAGTGAAAGCTAGAATGGCCAGATTATGGGGCGACCATCATGTGTGATTCTTGGATTGGACCGAcacacatgagtattattaatttccttttaTATTGCAATGGCCGTATATTTTTTCACAAGTCCGTAGATGTGACTGGCTACAGTCAAGATGCAaagtatttgaacaaggtaTATTATTTTGCTGAGTTGGTAGCATAGTatttcaattgttgcatatttatttggttgattcgtttatgcaggagataagagcagtgaTCAATGATTTGTGACCACAAAATATTATGTAGATCGTGACTGATAACGGGTCTAATTATAAGAAGGCATATCAAGTTCTCAGAAGAAAATATCATGCTATCGCGTGGCAACCTTGTGTGCCGTATACGACAAATTTAATGTTTAGTTGGTGAATTTAGAGAACACGACATTATCATTCAAAGTGCAAGGTCCATATTGCGATGGTCGTACAATCATTCATAGctatatgaaatgataaagaCCACGATTGGTGGAGATTTGGTGAGGTGAAATGCCACAAGATTTGAcacaaactatctatttctCGAAAGCTTTCTACGCTGAAAGGATAGTTTAatgcaatggatggcatctagtgagctTCAGCAGTCTCGCTACATTAGCTATGATATTGGGAGACATGCACATAGTTTCATATCCTGCTTACCATGGTGAGGACAATCTTAAAATGGTTGTCGATTTTGTTCAGTCATTGTATGCATTCTTTGATTTGCTGATCAAGACAAGGTGCCAatattgagtgaggtgctcctgagatacaccgTTGTCAAACAGGAGTATGATTTATTGTATCACAATGATAGGtattcttttgaaaagtacATGGCAATTGTCGATCGCAGAATGCATGATCTAGCGAATGGGACCTACATGAATACCGGTGATACACTCATACCACTTGCATTCTTATTATACCaatgcttatggtactaatgcTTTGATTATCAACTTGCAGCGGCCGTATTGAACCCCCACACGCAGTTTGTGTACGGCAGGGGTCCAAACTTGTTTGAAGATCTCCGAGAGGCATTCGAGAGGATGACCGATGTTAGTACTGTCGTGGAAGCACTTATTGAGGTTGAAATATATCGGACAAAGTCTTTGTCGTTCGCTGGTTCGCTCGCTTCACGAATGGCTTGTGACGGCAGGACTCAACCTGGTACAAATTGCATTGACATAGCTAACTGTTGCATCACTTTATCTACTTTTCCAAACGTTatatcactttacctacttgcagcgcaatggtgATCTGTGTTTGGTTCGTCTATACCTACACTAATGATGCTTGCCAGGCGTCTAGTGTCTCagtgcgcttcatctagtgggtgtgggaggaactggagtacatttgcatttatccacacGAAAGTTCGTAGCcgcttaagctacaagaagctccataagttggtatatgtcaactacaacctAAGAATACAGAATAATTTGGATGCAGGCTTCAAAtcgactgttgatgatgatctatttCAACGGCTTATGGTGCTCACATTGAACGAGGAGAATAATCTGCTCTGGGACTTTATGGAGACCGGTAGATCAAATGCTGCCccagagcttgatgaggaggacacaaACAGTGACATACCTATACCAACTCACCTGGTTACAGACACAGTGAACCCACAAAAATTACCATGGTGGGCTTGTAAAGTGGTAGAGGATACACACGGAAAAGAGGAATGAGCAAATGGCGCGtccaaagaagagaaaaaaagattaagggtaagggcaaaa includes:
- the LOC133908994 gene encoding MFS18 protein-like; its protein translation is MAKSAAKMVVAALLVLAVAAATAEARNIKTTAVAGKDDAVVQPQTFPPFDRLGGGMPGVGSSIPGFGSMPGGSTIPAFGGMPGSGSIGSMPLFGSPGLGGFGGMPGSPAAGSVAEHSKQP